DNA from Micromonospora nigra:
GGTGGGCGTGTCCGGGTGACCGACCGTGCCGACCTCGGCCAGCGGCACGGCCGGCGGGATGATCGGCGGCTCGGCGGGCGGCGGCGTGTGCTCGGGCACGTCCGGCACCGGGGTCGGGTCCGGGCCGATCGGCTCGGCGTAGTCCAACCTCGGCGTAGCCGGCGCGTCGGTGGCGGTCTGTGGTGCCAGCAGGGCACCCCGGACGGCCATCGCGGAGCGAAGGGTGTCGGTGCGGGTCCGCTCGGCGTGCTCGGACTTGAGGCGGGCCAACAGCTCATCGGCCTTCGGGGCACCGATGCGGAACTCCCGCATCAACCGGTTACGCGACGGGAACTCCTGCCCGTCCGGCAGGTCCAGCGCGCGGGCGGCCGGCAACAGCGTTTCGACGGGTTGCGGGTAGCGGGTGCCGTTGATAGTGGGGGCGGTCATGCTGCTTCCTCCATCGGGTAGGCGCAGTCGACGCACTCGCCGAGCGAGCGCGGGATGCAGTAGGGCCGGACAACCCGGCAGGTCGGGCAGGTACGGCGGGCCGTCAACGCGGCGTCGATCGCGCGGAGCTGGGCGGGGGTGGCGGTGCGCTTCGGCCGGGCCAGGTCGACCCGGTACAGGTACGCGGTCCGGGTACCGCCCACGCCGCGCCAAAGGATCTGCGCGGCGATGGGCTGGCCACCGGGTCGGAGACCGGCGGCGCGGAGTTGACGGCGGGTGGCGTAGCCGGCGGGAGCGCCGCGCCACCAATACGTGGGGATGCCGTACTTCGTGCCGTCCGGGTCGTAGTAGGCGGCACGGATGCGCGACATCAGGCCGCGCGCTGCGGGTCGGTGGTGCGGGTCGCCACCTCGGCGGCGGCGCGGGTGACGCGGGCCTCGGCCCGGCGCAACCTGCGCCAGTCCAGGGCGGTCGGTCCGCCGTGGTTCTCGGCGTAGATCAGCGTGATTTCGGCGTCGAGCACGTCCAGGTCGGCGGCGATCAGCGGCCATTCGTTGTCGATCGCGGCCAGGTCGGCGGCGGTCGGCTCAGCGGTGGGGAGGTTGGTGATCACTTCGATCGGTTCCTTCCAGAACGGCGGGAGCGCACGGTCGGCGGGCAGGACCGGCAGTGACGCTCATCGGGTGCCAGCGGGGCGAGCCGCCCGCACCGGTTGCAGGTACGCCACACGGCGCTGTTCTTGGTGGTCACTCGA
Protein-coding regions in this window:
- a CDS encoding RRQRL motif-containing zinc-binding protein, whose product is MSRIRAAYYDPDGTKYGIPTYWWRGAPAGYATRRQLRAAGLRPGGQPIAAQILWRGVGGTRTAYLYRVDLARPKRTATPAQLRAIDAALTARRTCPTCRVVRPYCIPRSLGECVDCAYPMEEAA
- a CDS encoding DUF6284 family protein, translating into MITNLPTAEPTAADLAAIDNEWPLIAADLDVLDAEITLIYAENHGGPTALDWRRLRRAEARVTRAAAEVATRTTDPQRAA